The nucleotide window ATGTCGCAGAGGTTCAAGTCGTATTGCGGAAGATCCGACAGGCGATCGACACGGGAATTCGTCTTGAGGCTTCCGCCGAGATCAGCGAGATGCGCGCAAAGAGCGTCGGTGATGGATTGCGCGCCGCCGCGCGGAATTGGCCAGCCGATAGCGTGTGCGATGGCTCCAAGGATGATCCCGAAGGCCGAACTGAGCGGTTCGTCGAGACTGAGGACGGAGTGAGCGGCGAGTCCGGCGAAGAGCGCCTTGGCGCGCTCGGTTCGGAACAGGCGATTCGCGATCTTGCGCGCGGACGGGAAGCCACGCAGGCCGAGGCGCGCCATCAGCAATGGATGACTCGGCAAGAGCGGAACCGGTCCGAGTAGCTCGGGCGCGAGTTGCGCCCAGTGCTTCGCGATAGGCTCGAAGAGCTTGCGCCAGGCGCGGCCGTCTTCGCCGAGTCCCGAGGCGGTCGCGTCGATGTCACCTTCGAGGAGAATCGCGGTGCCGTCGTCGAGCGGATGTGCGAGCGGGGAAGGGGAGTGAATCCATTCGAGGCCGTACTTCGCGAGCGGAAGCCGCGAGAAGAATGGCGAGCCTGCAGCCATGGGGTGAACGGCGGATCCGAAATCGTGGATGAAGCCGGGCAGCGTGAGTTCCATGCTGCGGCAGGCGCCGCCGGGTTGGGACTCGGCCTCGTAAACATCGACCGAGCAGCCGTTGCGCGCCAGGACGATGGCGGCGGCAAGTCCGTTGGGACCGGATCCGATTACACAGGTTTTCTTCATTGTTTTGGTACCGTGATCGTCGGCCACGCGAGGACGACAAGTTTGCCCGATTCGTCGAGTGTCAGCGTCGGTGCATAAGTTCCGAGATATTCGCGACGCCACCAGTTGCCCGTCGCGCGCTTGTCCGCCATCGAGGTGAACCAATACTGCCAAAGTACAGCGCGAATCTGCTTCGGCGGAGACGCCGCGAACGGATTTCCGGCGAACAACGAGAGCACCTGCGGGTCATTGTTGAGTAGACGCTCTTCCGCGCTCACGACGAACATATTATCGCGATACGTGCCGAGCGAAGCGAACCACAGGTTCCAATCGAATCGCGGCTGGTAAGGCGCGTAGAGCTTGGGAGCTTCGTTGAGTTTCTGCGGCTTGTATTTGAAGGGATAGGGCGTCCAGTTCTGGCCGTCGTTCGATCCCTGGAATTCGATTTCGTAGCGGCCGCGCGTCATGGTCGCGAATAGGCCGTATTGGTTGGCGATGCGAAAGGGTTCCTGAGCCGCAACGGGCGATTTTGGAAACGGCGCCGTGGGCCAGACGATCCAAATGAGTTGGACGGTAGTGACATAGAAGATGCAGATGAGGATGACGGAGGATAAGGCAAGTTTCAGTGCCGCGACGTGTCGACGCAAACGTGACGGCAGATCATCTTCGATGGGTATTTCTTCAACTGCGGCTTTTGAAGATGCGGCGGAAGCGGTACCGATCGAGAATCTACGGCTCAATTGCGGTGCGAGCAGGCGATCGTCAAGCAGGAGGAATCCCAGGACGAGCACGAGATAGTTGAGGAACGTGTAGTTCGCGGTCAGGATTATGGGCAACTGCCATAGCGTGACGATGTAGAAGCAGATGATGCGGAACCGCCGCGGGAGGAAGAGCATCCACACGACGCCGAGTTCAAGGACCAGGGTGCCAAGCGCGGTGGACCAGTGAAACCAGTGCGGCAAGTGCTGCGCATACCAGCCGATCCAGGTCGGCAGAGGGCCGTTCTGGTAGTACTCGTCCATGGCGGTGAGGTGACGCCATTGCGGATCACCGCTGGCGAGTTTCACGAGGCCGGACTCGAAGTAGATGCGGAACCATTCCCACTGAAGAAGGAAGAGGCTGGCGCGCGACGGAGGGGAGTGCTGGCCCCAGCGGGGACGGAATCCCGGCGGTGCAAAGAAGAACGAAATGAATCCGGCTTCAAGCAGCATGCCGTCGGATTGATAGCTGGAGAAGTCCTGTGCGGCAGCGATGAATGATAAGTAACAGATGAAGCAGACGACCAGCATCCCGCGAGGCCAGAAATTGAACGCCAGGGCGAGCGAGGCGATGAGGCCGATCCAGCAAATCGCCAGCAGCATGTGTGGACCGCTTGAAATCCACAGCAAGGTGGGCGCGAACCAGTAGCGCACGCCGGAGAAGTTCGATTGCGCGACGGCTTCGAGATAAACCTGCGCAGGAAGGATTCCGTTGGGACCGATGAGGCCTCGGATTTGGAAAAGGAGTGGATAAAACGCGGAGAAGTAGATGAGGCCGAGTGCCCGGAGAAAAATCCAGCGCGGAATCAGGCGGTCCGTGAGGCCGGACTTCGAATCGAACGCCCAGTGAAGAAACCTCACGCCACCCCCTCGAGGTTAGCGATTATAGCGAAGGTTTGTAAGTGGACTTGTTCTCGCAAAATTCATGTAGCTTATATTGGGTGCGTTTTATCTAAGCACAGCAGGAGGCATTTTCATGTACGTAGTCACTGGTGCTACTGGAAATACCGGCAGAGTCATTGTGAATGGTTTGTTAGCTCGCGGAGAGAAGGTGCGAGCGATTGCGCGCAACGCGGATCACCTCAAACAAGAGACTGCCAAGGGAGCCGATGCATTCGTTGCACAATTGGGTGATTCGGACGCGATCGCGAGAGCTTTCACGGGCGCCAAGGCGGCATACCTGATGATTCCGCCGGACATTCGAAACCAGGACTACCGCGCTTACCAGGAGGAACTAGTCGCGTCGCTTGGAAACGCTGTCGAGACATCAAATCTGAAGTACGTAGTCGTTCTCAGCAGCGTTGGCGCGGATA belongs to Terriglobia bacterium and includes:
- a CDS encoding NAD(P)/FAD-dependent oxidoreductase, which codes for MKKTCVIGSGPNGLAAAIVLARNGCSVDVYEAESQPGGACRSMELTLPGFIHDFGSAVHPMAAGSPFFSRLPLAKYGLEWIHSPSPLAHPLDDGTAILLEGDIDATASGLGEDGRAWRKLFEPIAKHWAQLAPELLGPVPLLPSHPLLMARLGLRGFPSARKIANRLFRTERAKALFAGLAAHSVLSLDEPLSSAFGIILGAIAHAIGWPIPRGGAQSITDALCAHLADLGGSLKTNSRVDRLSDLPQYDLNLCDITPRQLIQIAGTRLTDDFRQRLERWHYGPGVFKVDYALSQPIPWTAKECSRAATIHLGGTFEEIASSEHAMRHGWHADKPFMILAQPTLFDPSRAPEGKQIAWTYCHVPNGSTFDMLSRMEAQIERFAPGFRDCVLARRVFAPADLEKMDANLVGGDIGGGAINVPQFIFRPTGKTYSTSDPSIFLCSSSTPPGGGVHGMCGYHAARVALSRVQRR
- a CDS encoding lipase maturation factor family protein, which translates into the protein MRFLHWAFDSKSGLTDRLIPRWIFLRALGLIYFSAFYPLLFQIRGLIGPNGILPAQVYLEAVAQSNFSGVRYWFAPTLLWISSGPHMLLAICWIGLIASLALAFNFWPRGMLVVCFICYLSFIAAAQDFSSYQSDGMLLEAGFISFFFAPPGFRPRWGQHSPPSRASLFLLQWEWFRIYFESGLVKLASGDPQWRHLTAMDEYYQNGPLPTWIGWYAQHLPHWFHWSTALGTLVLELGVVWMLFLPRRFRIICFYIVTLWQLPIILTANYTFLNYLVLVLGFLLLDDRLLAPQLSRRFSIGTASAASSKAAVEEIPIEDDLPSRLRRHVAALKLALSSVILICIFYVTTVQLIWIVWPTAPFPKSPVAAQEPFRIANQYGLFATMTRGRYEIEFQGSNDGQNWTPYPFKYKPQKLNEAPKLYAPYQPRFDWNLWFASLGTYRDNMFVVSAEERLLNNDPQVLSLFAGNPFAASPPKQIRAVLWQYWFTSMADKRATGNWWRREYLGTYAPTLTLDESGKLVVLAWPTITVPKQ